A region of Macaca thibetana thibetana isolate TM-01 chromosome 20, ASM2454274v1, whole genome shotgun sequence DNA encodes the following proteins:
- the NUBP2 gene encoding cytosolic Fe-S cluster assembly factor NUBP2: MEAAAEPGNLAGIRHIILVLSGKGGVGKSTISTELALALRHAGKKVGILDVDLCGPSIPRMFGAQGRAVHQCDHGWAPVFLDREQSISLMSVGFLLEKPDEAVVWRGPKKNALIKQFVSDVAWGELDYLVVDTPPGTSDEHMATIEALRPYQPLGALVVTTPQAVSVGDVRRELTFCRKTGVRVMGVVENMSGFTCPHCTECTSVFSRGGGEELARLAGVPFLGSVPLDPELTRSLEEGHDFIREFPRSPTFAALTSIARRILDATPTCLP; the protein is encoded by the exons ATGGAGGCGGCGGCCG AGCCTGGAAACCTGGCCGGCATCAGGCACATCATCCTGGTCCTCTCAGGAAAAGGGGGCGTTGGGAAAAGCACCATCTCCACGgagctggccctggccctgcgCCATGCAGGCAAGAAG GTGGGGATCCTGGACGTGGACCTGTGTGGCCCCAGCATCCCGCGCATGTTTGGGGCGCAGGGCAGGGCCGTGCACCAGTGTGACCACGGCTGGGCACCCGTCTTCCTGGACCGGGAGCAGAGCATCTCGCTCATGTCCGTGGGCTTCCTGCTGGAGAAGCCGGACGAGGCCGTGGTGTGGAGAGGCCCCAAGAAGAACG CACTGATAAAGCAGTTTGTGTCCGACGTGGCCTGGGGGGAGCTGGACTACCTGGTGGTGGACACGCCCCCGGGGACCTCCGATGAGCACATGGCTACCATAGAAGCCCTGCGCCCCTACCAACCCCTGGGGGCCCTCGTGGTCACCACACCCCAG GCGGTGTCCGTGGGGGACGTGAGGCGCGAGCTGACCTTCTGCAGGAAGACGGGCGTGCGGGTGATGGGGGTCGTGGAGAACATGAGCGGCTTCACCTGCCCACACTGCACA GAGTGCACCAGCGTCTTCTCCAGGGGCGGCGGGGAGGAGCTGGCCCGGCTCGCCGGGGTGCCCTTCTTAG GGTCTGTGCCCCTGGACCCCGAGCTCACGAGGAGCCTGGAGGAGGGCCACGACTTCATCCGGGAGTTCCCCAGGAGCCCCACCTTCGCCGCACTCACCTCCATAGCACGGAGGATTCTGGACGCAACGCCCACATGCCTCCCCTGA
- the SPSB3 gene encoding SPRY domain-containing SOCS box protein 3 produces MARRPRSSRAWHFVLSAARRDADARAVALAGSTNWGYDSDGQHSDSDSDPEYSALPPSIPSAVPVTGESFCDCAGQSEASFCSNLHSAHRGKDCRCGEEDEYFDWVWDDLNKSSATLLSCDNRKVSFHMEYSCGTAAIRGTKELGEGQHFWEIKMTSPVYGTDMMVGIGTSDVDLDKYRHTFCSLLGRDEDSWGLSYTGLLHHKGDKTSFSSRFGQGSIIGVHLDTWHGTLTFFKNRKCIGVAATKLQNKRFYPMVCSTAARSSMKVTRSCASATSLQYLCCHRLRQLRPDSGDTLEGLPLPPGLKQVLHNKLGWVLSMSCSRRKAPVSDPQAATSAHPSSREPRPCQRKRCRRT; encoded by the exons ATGGCCAGACGCCCCCGGAGCAGCAGGGCCTGGCACTTCGTCCTGAGTGCAGCCCGCCGAGACGCAGATGCCCGGGCTGTGGCTCTAGCAGGCTCCACTAACTGGGGCTACGACTCTGATGGGCAG CACAGCGACTCGGACTCCGACCCCGAGTACTCTGCGCTGCCGCCATCCATCCCCAGTGCGGTGCCTGTGACCGGCGAGTCGTTCTGTGACTGTGCCGGGCAGAGCGAGGCCTCCTTCTGTAGCAACCTGCACTCGGCCCACCGGGGCAAGGACTGTCGATGCGGAGAGGAAGACGAGT ATTTCGACTGGGTCTGGGATGACTTGAATAAGTCGTCAGCCACCCTGCTGAGCTGTGACAACCGCAAGGTCAGCTTCCACATGGAGTACAGCTGTGGCACAGCGGCCATCCGGGGCACCAAGGAGCTGGGGGAGGGCCAGCACTTCTGGGAGATCAAGATGACCTCGCCCGTCTACGGCACCGACATG ATGGTAGGCATCGGGACATCGGATGTGGACCTGGACAAATACCGCCACACGTTCTGCAGCCTGCTGGGCAGGGATGAGGACAGCTGGGGCCTCTCCTACACGG GCCTCCTCCACCACAAGGGAGACAAGACCAGCTTCTCGTCGCGGTTCGGCCAGGGCTCCATCATCGGTGTGCACCTGGACACCTGGCACGGCACGCTCACCTTCTTCAAGAACAGGAAGTGCATAG GCGTGGCAGCCACCAAGCTGCAGAACAAGAGGTTCTACCCGATGGTGTGCTCCACGGCAGCCCGAAGTAGCATGAAGGTTACCCGTTCCTGCGCCAGCGCCACGTCCCTCCAGTACCTCTGCTGCCACCGCCTGCGCCAGCTGCGGCCAGACTCGGGGGACACGCTGGAGGGCCTGCCCCTGCCGCCAGGCCTCAAGCAGGTGCTACACAACAAGCTGGGTTGGGTCCTGAGCATGAGTTGCAGCCGACGCAAGGCCCCAGTGTCTGATCCCCAGGCAGCGACCTCGGCCCACCCCAGCAGTCGCGAGCCCCGGCCCTGCCAGAGGAAGCGCTGCCGCCGGACCTAA
- the EME2 gene encoding probable crossover junction endonuclease EME2 has protein sequence MARVGPGRAGVSRQGRGRGRGRGRGGSGQRRPPTWEISDSDAEGPSGSEAAPRARDPAGERRAAAEELRLLRPEQVLKRLAVCVDPAILEDAGADVLMEALEALGCECRIEPQRPARSLRWTRASPDPCPRSLPPEVWAADEQEFLLLLDPEEFLQGVATLTQISGPTCWVPWISPETTARSHLAVIGLDAYLWSRQHVAPGTQQPESPKVAGAEVAIGWPQVEEALVLLQLWANLDVLLVASWQELSQHVCAITKALAQCPLKQYRESQAFSFCTAGRWAAGEPVARDGTGLRGAWRRQIRQFSRVSPAVADAVVTAFPSPRLLQQALEACSTEQERMGLLADLPVLPSEGGRPRRVGPDLSRRICLFLTTANPDLLLDLGS, from the exons ATGGCGCGGGTTGGACCCGGGAGGGCGGGGGTCTCTCGCcagggccggggccggggccggggccggggacGGGGCGGGAGCGGTCAGCGGCGACCTCCAACCTGGGAGATCTCAGACTCCGACGCTGAGGGCCCCTCCGGCTCAGAGGCCGCCCCGAGAGCCCGGGACCCAGCAGGGGAGCGCAGGGCGGCTGCCGAGGAGTTGCGGCTGCTACGGCCGGAGCAGGTCCTGAAGCGCCTGGCGGTGTGCGTGGACCCAG CCATCCTGGAAGACGCTGGTGCCGACGTCCTGATGGAGGCCCTGGAGGCCCTGGGCTGCGAGTGCCGCATCGAGCCCCAGCGCCCGGCCCGCAGCCTGCGGTGGACCCGAGCGAGTCCCGACCCCTGCCCCCGCAGC CTGCCTCCTGAAGTGTGGGCTGCAGATGAACAGGAATTCCTGCTGCTGCTGGACCCCGAGGAGTTTCTGCAGGGCGTCGCCACACTGACCCAG ATCTCTGGCCCAACTTGCTGGGTGCCCTGGATCTCCCCTGAGACCACCGCGCGGTCCCACCTGGCTGTCATCGGGCTGGATGCCTACCTGTG GTCTCGCCAGCACGTTGCCCCGGGGACACAGCAGCCGGAAAGCCCGAAGGTGGCTGGTGCCGAGGTGGCCATCGGCTGGCCGCAGGTGGAAGAG gccctggTGCTCCTGCAGCTCTGGGCAAACCTGGACGTGCTACTGGTGGCCTCGTGGCAGGAGCTGAGTCAGCACGTGTGTGCCATCACCAAGGCTCTCGCCCAGTGTCCCCTCAA GCAGTACCGGGAATCCCAGGCCTTTTCCTTCTGCACAGCAGGGCGCTGGGCAGCCGGCGAGCCGGTGGCAAGAGACGGCACAGGGCTGCGGGGGGCCTGGCGGAGGCAGATCAGGCAGTTTAGTCGAGTCAGCCCAGCCGTGGCCGATGCGGTGGTCACAGCCTTCCCCTCCCCTCGCCTTCTGCAGCAG GCGCTCGAGGCCTGCAGCACGGAGCAGGAGCGCATGGGCCTCCTGGCTGACCTCCCCGTGCTGCCCAGTGAAGGCGGGCGTCCCCGCAGGGTGGGGCCTGACCTCTCCCGCCGCATCTGCCTCTTCCTGACCACGGCCAACCCCGACCTCCTGCTGGACCTGGGCTCCTGA
- the MRPS34 gene encoding 28S ribosomal protein S34, mitochondrial translates to MARKKVRPRLIAELARRVRALREKLNRPRDSQLYAVDYETLTRPFSGRRLPVRAWADVRRESRLFQLLGRLPLFGMGRLVTRKSWLWQHDEPCYWRLTRVQPDYTAQNLDHGRAWGILTFKGKTESEAREMEHVMYHDWRLVPKHEEEAFTAFTPAPEDSLASVPYPPLLRAMILAERQKNGDTSTEEPMLNVQRTRMEPWDYPAKQEDKGRAKGTPV, encoded by the exons ATGGCACGGAAGAAGGTGCGTCCGCGGCTGATTGCGGAGCTGGCCCGCCGCGTGCGCGCCCTGCGGGAGAAACTAAACAGGCCGCGCGACTCGCAGCTGTACGCTGTGGACTACGAGACCCTGACGCGGCCGTTCTCTGGACGCCGGCTGCCGGTCCGGGCCTGGGCCGACGTGCGCCGCGAGAGCCGCCTCTTCCAGCTGCTCGGCCGCCTCCCGCTCTTCGGCATGGGCCGCCTGGTCACGCGCAAGTCCTGGCTGTGGCAGCACGATGAGCCGTGCTACTGGCGCCTCACGCGGGTGCAGCCCGACTACACGGCGCAG AACTTGGACCACGGGAGGGCCTGGGGCATCCTGACCTTCAAAG GGAAGACGGAGAGCGAGGCGCGGGAGATGGAACACGTCATGTACCATGACTGGCGGCTGGTGCCCAAGCACGAGGAGGAGGCCTTCACCGCGTTCACGCCGGCGCCGGAGGACAGCCTGGCCTCCGTGCCGTACCCGCCGCTCCTCCGGGCCATGATTCTCGCAGAACGACAGAAAAATGGAGACACTAGCACCGAGGAGCCCATGCTGAATGTGCAGAGGACACGCATGGAACCCTGGGACTACCCTGCAAAACAGGAGGACAAAGGAAGGGCCAAGGGCACCCCCGTCTAG
- the NME3 gene encoding nucleoside diphosphate kinase 3 isoform X1, with amino-acid sequence MICLVLTIFANLFPAACTGAHERTFLAVKPDGVQRRLVGEIVRRFERKGFKLVALKLVQASEELLREHYAELRERPFYGRLVKYMASGPVVAMVWQGLDVVRTSRALIGATNPADAPPGTIRGDFCIEVGKNLIHGSDSVESARREIALWFRADELLCWEDSAGHWLYE; translated from the exons ATGATCTGCCTGGTGCTGACTATCTTCGCCAACCTCTTCCCCGCCG CTTGCACCGGCGCACACGAGCGCACCTTCCTGGCCGTGAAGCCGGACGGCGTGCAGCGGCGGCTGGTGGGCGAGATCGTGCGGCGCTTCGAGAGGAAGGGCTTCAAGTTGGTGGCGCTGAAGCTGGTGCAG GCCTCTGAGGAGCTGCTGCGCGAGCACTACGCCGAGCTGCGTGAACGCCCGTTCTACGGCCGCCTGGTCAAGTACATGGCCTCCGGGCCGGTGGTGGCCATG GTATGGCAGGGGCTGGACGTGGTGCGCACCTCGCGGGCGCTCATCGGGGCCACGAACCCGGCCGACGCCCCGCCCGGCACCATCCGCGGGGATTTCTGCATCGAGGTTGGCAA GAACTTGATTCACGGCAGCGACTCGGTGGAGAGTGCCCGCCGCGAGATCGCGCTCTGGTTCCGCGCAGACGAGCTCCTGTGCTGGGAGGACAGCGCCGGGCACTGGCTGTATGAGTAG
- the NME3 gene encoding nucleoside diphosphate kinase 3 isoform X2 — protein sequence MICLVLTIFANLFPAACTGAHERTFLAVKPDGVQRRLVGEIVRRFERKGFKLVALKLVQASEELLREHYAELRERPFYGRLVKYMASGPVVAMVWQGLDVVRTSRALIGATNPADAPPGTIRGDFCIEELDSRQRLGGECPPRDRALVPRRRAPVLGGQRRALAV from the exons ATGATCTGCCTGGTGCTGACTATCTTCGCCAACCTCTTCCCCGCCG CTTGCACCGGCGCACACGAGCGCACCTTCCTGGCCGTGAAGCCGGACGGCGTGCAGCGGCGGCTGGTGGGCGAGATCGTGCGGCGCTTCGAGAGGAAGGGCTTCAAGTTGGTGGCGCTGAAGCTGGTGCAG GCCTCTGAGGAGCTGCTGCGCGAGCACTACGCCGAGCTGCGTGAACGCCCGTTCTACGGCCGCCTGGTCAAGTACATGGCCTCCGGGCCGGTGGTGGCCATG GTATGGCAGGGGCTGGACGTGGTGCGCACCTCGCGGGCGCTCATCGGGGCCACGAACCCGGCCGACGCCCCGCCCGGCACCATCCGCGGGGATTTCTGCATCGAG GAACTTGATTCACGGCAGCGACTCGGTGGAGAGTGCCCGCCGCGAGATCGCGCTCTGGTTCCGCGCAGACGAGCTCCTGTGCTGGGAGGACAGCGCCGGGCACTGGCTGTATGA
- the MAPK8IP3 gene encoding C-Jun-amino-terminal kinase-interacting protein 3 isoform X14, protein MSESGQSSAAATPSTTGTKSNTPTSSVPSAAVTPLNESLQPLGDYGVGSKSSKRAREKRDSRNMEVQVTQEMRNVSIGMGSSDEWSDVQDIIDSTPELDMCPETRLDRTGSSPTQGIVNKAFGINTDSLYHELSTAGSEVIGDVDEGADLLGEFSVRDDFFGMGKEVGNLLLENSQLLETKNALNVVKNDLIAKVDQLSGEQEVLRGELEAAKQAKVKLENRIKELEEELKRVKSEAIIARREPKEEAEDVSSYLCTESDKIPMAQRRRFTRVEMARVLMERNQYKERLMELQEAVRWTEMIRASREHPSVQEKKKSTIWQFFSRLFSSSSSPPPAKRPYPSVNIHYKSPTTAGFSQRRSHAMCPISAGSRPLEFFPDDDCTSSARREQKREQYRQVREHVRNDDGRLQACGWSLPAKYKQLSPNGGQEDTRMKNVPVPVYCRPLVEKDPTMKLWCAAGVNLSGWKPNEDDGGNGVKPAPGRDPLTCDREGDGEPKSAHGSPEKKKVKELPEMDATSSRVWILTSTLTTSKVVIIDANQPGTVVDQFTVCNAHVLCISSIPAASDSDYPPGEMFLDSDVNPEDPGVDGVLAGITLVGCATRCNVPRSNCSSRGDTPVLDKGQGEVATIANGKVNPSQSTEEATEATEVPDPGPSEPETATLRPGPLTEHVFTDPAPTPSSGPQPGSENGPEPDSSSTQPEPEPSGDPTGAGSSAAPTMWLGAQNGWLYVHSAVANWKKCLHSIKLKDSVLSLVHVKGRVLVALADGTLAIFHRGEDGQWDLSNYHLMDLGHPHHSIRCMAVVYDRVWCGYKNKVHVIQPKTMQIEKSFDAHPRRESQVRQLAWIGDGVWVSIRLDSTLRLYHAHTHQHLQDVDIEPYVSKMLGTGKLGFSFVRITALLVAGSRLWVGTGNGVVISIPLTETVVLHRGQLLGLRANKTSPTSGEGARPGGIIHVYGDDSSDRAASSFIPYCSMAQAQLCFHGHRDAVKFFVSVPGNVLATLNGSVLDSPAEGPGPAAPASEAEGQKLRNVLVLSGGEGYIDFRIGDGEDDETEEGTGDISQVKPVLSKAERSHIIVWQVSYTPE, encoded by the exons ATGTCCGAGTCAGGCCAGTCCTCAGCGGCCGCCACACCCAGCACCACAGGCACCAAGTCCAACACGCCCACATCCTCTGTGCCCTCGGCCGCCGTCACACCCCTCAACGAGAGCCTGCAGCCCCTGGGGGACTATGGCGTGGGCTCCAAGAGCAGCAAGCGTGCCCGGGAGAAGCGCGACAGCCGCAACATGGAAGTCCAGGTCACCCAGGAGATGCGCAACGTCAGCATAG GCATGGGCAGCAGTGACGAGTGGTCTGATGTTCAGGACATTATTGACTCCACTCCAGAGCTGGACATGTGTCCAGAGACCCGCCTGGACCGCACAGGAAGCAG CCCAACCCAGGGCATCGTGAACAAAGCTTTTGGCATCAACACTGACTCCCTGTACCACGAGCTGTCGACAGCAGGGTCAGAGGTCATCGGGGATGTGGACGAAGGGGCTGACCTCCTAG GGGAGTTCTCAG TGCGCGATGATTTCTTTG GAATGGGCAAAGAAGTGGGGAATCTGCTGCTGGAAAACTCACAGCTTCTGGAAACCAA AAATGCCTTGAACGTGGTGAAGAATGACCTGATTGCCAAGGTCGACCAGCTGTCCGGGGAGCAGGAGGTGCTGAGGGGCGAGCTAGAGGCTGCCAAGCAGGCCAAAGTCAAGCTGGAAAACCGCATCAAGGAGCTGGAAGAGGAACTGAAAAG AGTGAAGTCCGAGGCCATCATTGCCCGCCGTGAACCCAAAGAAGAGGCGGAGGATGTAAGCAGCTATCTCTGTACAGAATCG GACAAAATCCCCATGGCCCAGCGCCGCCGCTTCACGCGGGTAGAGATGGCCCGTGTGCTCATGGAGCGGAACCAGTACAAGGAGCGGCTGATGGAGCTGCAGGAGGCCGTGCGGTGGACCGAGATGATCAG AGCATCCCGAGAGCACCCATCCGTCCAGGAGAAGAAGAAGTCCACCATCTGGCAGTT CTTCAGCCGCCTCTTcagctcctcctccagcccccctCCGGCCAAGCGCCCCTACCCCTCGGTGAATATCCACTACAAGTCGCCTACCACGGCCGGCTTCAGCCAGCGCCGCAGCCATGCCATGTGCCCGATCTCGGCGGGCAGCCGGCCCCTGGAATTCTTCCCTGATGA CGACTGCACGTCCTCCGCCCGTCGAGAGCAGAAGCGCGAGCAGTACCGCCAGGTGCGTGAGCACGTGCGTAACGACGACGGCCGACTTCAGGCCTGCGGCTGGAGCCTGCCCGCCAAGTACAAGCAG CTGAGTCCCAACGGGGGCCAGGAGGACACGCGGATGAAGAACGTGCCGGTGCCCGTGTACTGCCGCCCTCTGGTGGAGAAGGACCCCACCATGAAG CTGTGGTGTGCTGCGGGCGTCAACCTGAGCGGATGGAAGCCCAATGAGGACGACGGTGGGAATGGAGTCAAGCCAGCGCCAGGCCGCGACCCCCTGACCTGCGACCGCGAAGGAGACGGTGAGCCCAAGAGCGCCCACGGGTCTCCCGAGAAGAAGAAG GTCAAGGAGCTTCCTGAAATGGACGCCACCTCCAGCCGGGTGTGGATCCTGACCAGCACCCTGACCACCAGCAAGGTGGTGATCATCGACGCCAACCAGCCGGGCACCGTGGTGGACCAGTTCACCGTCTGCAACGCGCACGTACTGTGTATCTCCAGCATCCCTG CGGCCAGCGACAGCGACTACCCCCCCGGGGAGATGTTCCTGGACAGCGACGTGAACCCAGAGGACCCAGGCGTGGACGGCGTGCTGGCTGGTATCACCCTGGTGGGCTGTGCCACCCGCTGCAATGTGCCACGGAGCAACTGCTCCTCCCGAGGGGACACCCCGGTGCTAGACAAGGGGCAGG GGGAGGTGGCCACCATCGCCAACGGGAAGGTCAACCCGTCCCAGTCCACAGAGGAGGCCACAGAGGCTACGGAGGTGCCAGACCCTGGGCCCAGCGAGCCAGAGACGGCCACATTGCGGCCCGGGCCTCTCACAGAGCACGTCTTCACTGACCCggcccccaccccatcctctgGCCCCCAGCCTGGCAG TGAGAATGGGCCAGAGCCTGACAGCAGCAGCACGCAACCAGAGCCGGAGCCCAGCGGGGACCCCACAGGAGCAGGCAGCAGTGCTGCACCCACCATGTGGCTGGGAGCCCAGAACGGCTG GCTCTACGTGCACTCGGCTGTGGCCAACTGGAAGAAGTGCCTGCACTCCATCAAGCTGAAGGACTCTGTGCTGAGCCTGGT GCATGTCAAAGGCCGTGTGCTGGTGGCTCTGGCGGACGGGACCCTGGCCATCTTCCACCGTGgtgaag ATGGCCAGTGGGATCTGAGCAACTATCACCTAATGGACCTGGGCCATCCGCACCACTCCATCCGCTGCATGGCTGTTGTGTACGACCGCGTGTGGTGTGGCTACAAGAACAAGGTGCACGTCATCCAGCCCAAGACCATGCAGATTGAG AAGTCATTTGACGCCCACCCGCGGCGGGAGAGCCAGGTGCGGCAGCTGGCGTGGATCGGCGATGGCGTATGGGTGTCCATCCGCCTGGACTCCACCCTGCGGCTCTACCACGCACACACGCACCAGCACCTACAGGACGTGGACATTGAGCCCTACGTCAGCAAGATGCTGG GCACCGGCAAACTGGGTTTCTCCTTCGTGCGCATCACAGCCCTGCTTGTCGCGGGCAGCCGGCTCTGGGTGGGCACCGGCAACGGAGTGGTCATCTCCATCCCCCTGACAGAGA CTGTGGTCCTGCACCGAGGCCAGCTCCTGGGGCTCCGAG CCAATAAGACATCCCCCACCTCTGGGGAGGGCGCCCGTCCTGGGGGCATCATCCACGTGTACGGCGATGACAGCAGTGACAGGGCGGCCAGCAGCTTCATCCCCTACTGTTCCATGGCCCAGGCCCAGCTCTGCTTCCACGGGCACCGCGATGCTGTGAAGTTCTTTGTCTCGGTGCCAG GGAATGTGCTGGCCACCTTGAACGGGAGTGTGCTGGACAGCCCAGCTGAGGGCCCTGGGCCAGCTGCCCCTGCCTCGGAGGCCGAGGGTCAGAAGCTGCGGAACGTGCTGGTGCTGAGCGGCGGGGAGGGCTACATCGACTTCCGCATTG GAGACGGAGAGGACGACGAGACGGAGGAGGGCACAGGGGACATAAGCCAGGTGAAGCCCGTGCTGTCCAAGGCGGAGCGCAGTCACATCATCGTGTGGCAGGTGTCCTACACCCCCGAGTGA